Proteins encoded by one window of Nicotiana tabacum cultivar K326 chromosome 10, ASM71507v2, whole genome shotgun sequence:
- the LOC107810252 gene encoding uncharacterized protein LOC107810252, producing the protein MTGNASKIPLNGQELGHDFVKKSNETEGICELIFDFLDEGLEFHSSECSLDSSISYSSGEIINEEDDENVNNSEENKAFWASQGELLQTTLCRTTSFESRVRKATKEALNELKSTGINCSCKKMVADSCRKCTQKEISQRLRNAGYNCSICKSKWKSSPEMPSGEHTYMEVMQSQSSKKGEIMKVIIELNFRGEFEMARANEEYNDLVKKLPEVYVGKIERLRNLIKILCCASKKCMKEKKMHMAPWRKHKYMQAKYIGTPEMKPEPFFPAVNNLQRLVARPRAYSMLTFDLLDSLPPPPRGLYSTAIKVV; encoded by the exons ATGACCGGAAATGCGTCTAAAATCCCGTTGAACGGCCAGGAATTAGGTCATGACTTTGTCAAAAAATCCAATGAAACTGAAGGCATATGTGAATTGATATTTGACTTCTTAGACGAAGGCCTCGAGTTTCACTCGTCGGAATGTTCGTTGGATTCAAGCATTAGCTATAGTAGTGGAGAGATAATAAATGAAGAGGACGATGAAAATGTAAACAATAGTGAGGAGAACAAGGCGTTTTGGGCATCACAAGGAGAGCTTCTTCAG acAACATTGTGTAGGACAACTTCTTTTGAATCAAGAGTCAGAAAAGCTACAAAGGAGGCTCTAAATGAACTGAAATCAACAGGCATCAATTGCAGCTGCAAGAAAATGGTAGCCGATAGTTGCAGGAAATGTACGCAAAAAGAAATCTCCCAACGCCTTAGAAACGCAGGTTATAATTGTTCCATTTGTAAGTCCAAGTGGAAAAGCTCACCCGAAATGCCTTCAG GTGAACACACATATATGGAAGTAATGCAAAGCCAAAGTTCAAAAAAGGGAGAAATAATGAAGGTGATCATAGAGTTAAATTTCAGAGGAGAATTCGAGATGGCACGAGCTAACGAAGAGTACAATGATCTAGTGAAAAAATTGCCAGAAGTATACGTAGGAAAAATTGAGAGGCTTAGGAATCTAATAAAAATATTATGTTGTGCATCTAAGAAGTGTATGAAGGAAAAGAAGATGCACATGGCTCCGTGGAGGAAGCATAAGTACATGCAAGCTAAGTATATCGGCACGCCGGAGATGAAGCCGGAGCCATTTTTTCCGGCGGTGAACAATTTACAACGGTTAGTAGCAAGACCAAGAGCTTATTCTATGCTCACTTTCGATTTGCTGGATAGCTTACCGCCGCCGCCGCGGGGATTATATTCTACGGCGATTAAAGTTGTTTGA